CATGAGGGGCGCGGTGGCTACTGCTATGAACTCAACCAGATGTATCTGGTGCTGTTGCAGTACCTGGGTTACGAGGCGCGGGGGATCACCGGGCGGGTGGTGATGGGTGGCCCGGAAGATGCCTGGCCAGCACGAACCCATCGCCTGGTGCTGCTGAGCCTGGAGGGTGTGCCGTATGTCTCGGATGTCGGCTTCGGCGGCATGGTGCCCACGGCGCCGCTGCGGCTCGATACCGAGGAGGAGCAGGCCACGCCCCACGAGCCCTATCGCATCACCGCGCGTGACGGCAGCTACACCTTGCGCGCCAAGGTCGCGGGCGAGTGGCGGGCGATGTACGTATTCGACCTGCAGCGCCAGGAGGCGGCGGATTACGAAATGGGCAACTGGTTCGTCTCGACCCACCCGGGCTCGCCGTTTCTGGGCCAGCTGAAAGTCGCGCTGATGGGGCAGGGCCTGCGCCGAACCCTCAATAACGGCAGCTACGCCGTGCATCGCCTGGGCCAGGACAGCGAGCGGCGGCAGATCAGCGATCCCGACGAATTGATCGCGCTGCTGCAAAATGAGTTCGCCATCCGGGTGCCGCAGACTCCGCGGTTGCGAGAAGTCCTGGGCGAACTGCTCGCGGTGCCGCAATCGGCCTGAGCGGCCCGCGCTTCAGGGTTCCTCGGTATCGAGGTCGACCGTCAGGTAGAAATAATCGATCTCCATCCAGGCGTCGCGGCGATCGACGAAGGTTTCCCCCGAGCTCATGAACATCGTGTAGCCCTGCTGGTTATGCGGATCGCGATAGAAGCCCGGCGGCGCATCCCAGATGCAGCAGGAGCGCCGCAGGGGTTGCATGTGGAATTGCCGGGCGAGATAGCGTTCGGCCGCCTGGGCCTCGGCTCCTTTGAGTCGATAGGTGGCCCGCAGCGGCTTGGTCTGCAGCTCGGGTTCCGCGTGGCATTCGAGAAACTCGATAAAGGCGGGCTTGTCGCCGATCCGGGCCAGGAAGTCGCCGCAGGTCGGTGTGGCTTGCGCGCTGCCAGCCAGCATCGATAACGCCGCGCTGGCCAGGAGGGCGAAACCTCTGTTCCAGGACGGCTGCCGGATCGCTCGATCAGGATCGGTGCGTGACGGTAGGCCGATATTGGGAGGGCTCATGAGCGGGCGTCCTCCCACCCCATCTCATTCCGCTCCCTTGGCCCGCGGCGATAGGCCCAATGGGTCAGCAGCGCCACCAGCGCGCTGTCCAGCAGCCAGAGCGGCATCAGCCAGCGCAACCATGGATGAAGGCAGAGCAGGCCGGCGATCGCCAGCCCCAACAGCAGGCTGCTGAGCCAGTTGGCGTGACCTTTGCTGCACAGCCAGGCGTACAAGGGTGTGAAAACCAGCGCCATGGGCAGAAACCCCAGCACCGCACCGCCGGCGACGAACAGGGCGAATGTCCCCAGTCCGGCCCAGAGCCCTTGCCACAAGTTGTCGGCGAAGCAGGCGCTGAACAGGGCCAGGACAAAGGCTTGCACAACGACGACCGTGCGGAAACTGGCGTAGGCAAGGTGAAAGGTGTATCCAAAATGGTTCATTCGATCGCTTCCCTGCGCTGATCAAGGGCGTTGCCTGGGCGGCGATTCTAGCAGCGCCAGCTACCAAAGGGCGTTTTCGCAAAGGGCGGGAATGAACAACGGGCGGTGATAGCCGTGAAGGATGGCGAGACTGAAAGTGTATACAAACATATGGACATTTGTCTTGAGTGTTGAATACAGTGTGTCCATAACAAAAACCAGGGAATCCCCCAACCATGAAGACGCCCTCTGTTTCACCGCAACGGCCCGAAGATGAAAACCTGGGTCTTGGCGCGAATATGGCTTACGGCCTGCAACATGTTCTGACCATGTATGGCGGCATCGTCGCGGTGCCGCTGATCGTAGGCCAGGCGGCCGGCCTGGCGCCGGCGGACATCGGCCTGTTGATCGCGGCGTCGCTGTTTGCCGGCGGTCTGGCGACTCTTCTGCAAACCCTTGGCCTACCGTTTTTCGGCTGCCAGTTGCCGCTGGTCCAGGGCGTGTCCTTTTCGGGCGTGGCGACCATGGTGGCGATTGTCAGCAGTGGTGGCGAAGGGGGCTTCCAGTCGATTCTCGGCGCGGTGATCGCCGCCTCGTTGATAGGCCTGCTGATCACCCCGGTGTTTTCCCGCATCACCAAGTTCTTTCCGCCACTGGTCACGGGCATCGTGATTACCACCATCGGCCTGACCCTGATGCCGGTCGCCGCACGCTGGGCGATGGGCGGCAACAGCCATGCGGAAAACTTCGGCAGCATGGCCAATATCGGCCTGGCGGCGATCACTCTGGTCCTGGTGCTGCTGCTGAGCAAGATCGGCAGCGCGACCATATCTCGCCTGTCGATCCTGCTGGCCATGGTGGTGGGGACGATCATTGCGGTGTTCCTGGGCATGGCCGATTTCTCCATGGTCACCCAGGGGCCGATGTTCGGTTTCCCGACGCCGTTTCATTTCGGCATGCCGACCTTCCATTTCGCCGCCATCTTGTCGATGTGCATCGTGGTCATGGTGACCCTGGTGGAAACCTCGGCCGACATCCTGGCGGTGGGCGAGATCATCGACACCAAGGTCGATTCCAAGCGCCTGGGCAACGGGCTGCGCGCCGACATGCTGTCGAGCATGATCGCGCCGATCTTCGGCTCCTTCACCCAGAGCGCCTTTGCCCAGAACGTCGGCCTGGTGGCGGTGACCGGGATCAAGAGCCGCTACGTGGTGGCCACCGGCGGGGTATTCCTGGTGATCCTCGGCCTGCTGCCCTTCATGGGGCGGGTGATCGCCGCGGTGCCGACCTCGGTGCTCGGCGGCGCCGGTATCGTGCTGTTCGGCACCGTGGCGGCCAGCGGCATCCGTACCCTGTCCAAGGTCGACTACCGCAACAACGTCAACCTGATCATCGTCGCCACCTCGATCGGCTTCGGCATGATCCCCATCGCCGCGCCGAACTTCTACGACCATTTCCCGAGCTGGTTCGCCACTATCTTCCATTCCGGCATCAGTTCGTCGGCGATCATGGCCATCGTGCTGAACCTGACTTTCAACCACTTCACCCTGGGCAACTCGGACCAGCAGTCGGTGTTTGCCGTGGCGTCCGAGCGCACACTGCGCTTCCAGGACCTGGCGGCGCTGCGCGAAGGCGACTATTTCAGTGGCGGCAAGCTGCACGACGCCGAGGGGAATGAAGTCCCGGTACTGGACACCGCGCATGGCGAGCACTCTGTACCTGCCCCCCAGGCGGCGTCCCATGCCAGTGGCGCGGCCGAAACCAGCAAGGCCTAGCCCGGCCTCGCGCAATCGCCAGGGCGGGGCGTTCGCTCCGGGCCTGGCGACTAGGGCGTCGCCTTGGCTGGCAGCCCTTGCCGGACCAGCGACCAGGCGAACAGCACCACCACGGCGGCCGCGGCCGACAGCGTCAGCGGCAGGCCGTGGGCGCCGCCACTCATGGCCGCGCCGCTGAGCAGCGGTCCCAGCAGGCTGCCGACTCCCCATAACAACCCCGCGCTGGCATTGGCCGTGACCAGGTCGGGGCCGCTGAACTCCTGGCCGATCAGGATGATTGCCAGGGTGTACACCCCGCCGGCCGCCGCGCCGAGGATCACCAGGCTCGGCCAGAGCAGCGCCGGGTAGTCCATCAGCAACGGCAGTCCTGAACCGATCACCAGCGATACCACGCCGCAACCCAGGTAGATGGCGGCGCGCCCGGCCTTGTCCGAGAGCCAGCCCAGGGGGAACTGGAAGGCGGCGTCCCCCAGCAGAATGATGCTGACCATCAACGCCGCCAGTTTGATGGCGTAGCCATGGGTCGCGGCGTAGACCGGAAACAGCGAGAGAATCACCGTATCGAAGAAGGCGAAGAACAGGATGCCCACGCACAGGGCCGGCGCCACGCGGATGAAGCCCAGTACCGAAAAGTTCCTGCCCTGGGCATGCGCGGCCAGCGGGCGCTGGCGCGGCAGGGTCAGCCAGACCACGGCGATGGCCAGTAGGTAACCCAGGCTGACGGTGGCGATCACGGCCGGGCCTTCCGGACCGAGCAGTGCCACCAGGCCGGGGCCGATCAGCTGGAAGACGGTGAAACAGGTGGTGTAGACCGCGATGACCCGGCCGCGCATGGCATCGCTGGCCATTTCGTTGACCCAGGTTTCCCCCAGGATAATGATCAGCCCGGCGCCGAAGCCCATGACGATCCGCGCCAGCCCCAGGCCGGCCAGGCCGATGTCGGGAATCTCCAGGGCGCCGATGCTCAGCGCGCACAGGCTGAAGCACAGCAGGTAGATCTGTCGGCGGCTGAGTCTCTGGCACAGGCCATTCACCAGGAATGCCGAGAGCATCATGCCGGCGGCGGGAAGGGCCGACATGATGCCGATCTGGGTGTTCGAGGCCCCGGCCTGATACAGGCGCAAGGCAATGATCGGCACAGTGGAGCCGATGCCCAGGCCGACGATCGAAATGCCGAGGATCAGCGCGGCCAGCAGGGTTTTGTTCATGGAGGACACCTGCGCCCGATGGATCGGGCGCTCAAGACGATTTGCCAGGGCGCGGGGCTTGGGCTCAGGCAGGATCGCGGGCCGGCCCGCGCTGGCGCAGGTCGGGGATGCTTGCGATGAGAAGCCGTTGTCGGCCCGATGCCCGGCGGATCGAAGCCGGTGCTGCATCAGGCCCGCGCCGGGTTCGGGCGCAGCTAGGCGTGGCTGGCGTGGGGCGAGAAGGTAAAGGCGAACAGCACGCTGCGACGGCGACGGTTGATCGCGCAATCGGATTGCGACACCGCGAAGGCCTGCGATGGGCTCATCGAGAGTGAGAGGCGGGCGGGGCGTACGGGCAAAAACATGGGTCGTGACGGCTGGCGTGGGAAGGCGCACAGCCTACTTCAGGGAGGGGCGCCAGGCAATCGGAGGCAGACAGTCGCCGGGGGAGGGAGAGCGCTGGCTGCCATCCCTCCCGAAAGCGATCGGGTCAAGGCCGTTTCGAGGCAACGCGCGCCTCGGCGGCGTCCCGCTGCCAACCGCCGCCCAATGCCTTGAACGTGGCCACAGCCGCGCGCGCCGATTCGGTTTGCGCCTGGACCCTGCCATCGGCTGCCGCTAAAAGGTGCTCATCGGCATCCAGTACTTCGATCAGGCTGACCACGCCTTTTTCATAGGCGACCAACGACGTCGCCCGTGCTTTCGCATACGCCGCCTCGCCCTGGGCGAGCCGTGTCGATTGCTGCTCGCGGTTGATCAGCGCCGAAAAAGCGTTTTCAACGTCTTCGCAGGCCCGCAGCACGGACTGGCGGTAGGCCGCCAAGGCTTCGGCTTCCTGGCCCTTGGCCAAATCGATTTGCGCGTTGATGCGACCAAAATCGAACAGCCGCCAACGTAATCCCAGCCCCGCCGAAGCCTGGCTGGCGCCGTTACTGAACAGGTTGGCACCGGATACCGCGGTCGCGCTGCCGAGCAGCGCCGCCACAGACAGTTTGGGGTAGTACTCGGACATGGCTTCGCCGATGCGAGCGTTGGAGGCCGCAAGCCGGCGCTCGGCGACGATCAAGTCTGGACGCCGACGCAGCAGGTCTTTCGGCGTCCCCATGTCTGAGAGACCTGGCACCTCGGGGATGGGCGCCGGCTTCGTCAGCCGCGCGCTATCGGTGCCCGGCGCCTCGCCCAGCATGACATCCAGTGCATTCATCGCCGTGTCGAGGCCTGCCTGCAGCACCGGAACGGTGGCCTGCGCTTGATTCAGCGAGCCTTGGGTCTGGTTCAACTGCAGTTCGGCCGCCAGGCCTTTTGCGTAGAGGTGGCCGATGGTGGTGAGCAGTTGTTGCCGTGTGTCTACCTGGTGCCGGGCAATGTCCAGGCGTGCCTGAAGACCCCGGATGCTGAGGTAAAGATCGGCTGTCTGGGCGACCACCGCCAGGCGTGTGGCAATCGCCCCGGCTTGCGAGGCTTGATAATCGGCCAGGGCGGCTTCTTTGCCTCGGCGTAGCCCGCCGAAGACATCCAGCTCCCAGCCGGCATTCAGGTTCGCCTCATAGGCACTGCCGTTGCGGTTATAGGAAGGGGCTGAATTCAGCACCTGGCCCAGCGGCGTCTCCAGTGACTGACGGGCGCGGGCCGCTTGAGCGCTGACGGTGGCCGACGGCAGGAGGGCGGCGTTGGCTGCGCCCAGGGCGGCGCGAGCCTGCTCGATCCTTGCGCTTGCCTGGGCTAGATCGAGGTTCTGTCCAAGCGCCCGATTGATCAGCTGGCTGAGAATCGGGTCATTGAATGCGTTCCACCACGTGGCGAGATCGGCTTCTACGGCGGCCACTTGGGGTGCCTTGGACGTTTGCGCCGAGAAATGTTCGGGCAATGCCACGTTGGGTTCCGAGTAGTCGGGGCCCACCGTGCAACCCGCAACCACACCCAGGCACAGCAAGACGGCGAAACGAGGAGGAGGGTGCATGCGATACCTGCGAAAGGGTCGGTTTGTGACGATATTACAATTTGGTCACAAGTTGTCAACCACCCATGGGATGAGTAAGCTGCTCGCATGAATCAGCCCTCAGTTTCTTCGCCCAGCACCCGTGGCCCAGCCGATCACGACATTCGAGACCAGATCGTTGCGGCGGCCAACGCGCATTTCAGTCAGTACGGTTATGGCAAGACGACGGTTTCCGACCTGGCCAAGGCCATCGGCTTTTCCAAGGCCTACATCTACAAATTCTTCGAATCCAAGCAGGCGATTGGTGAAGCCATCTGCACCCATTGCCTGACTGAAATCGTGGTGGCCGTGGAACAGGCCATCAATGTGGACGGCATCTCGGCGACCGAACGTTTTCGACGCCTGGTCAAAACCCTGATCGCTACCGGTGTCAGCCTGTTCTTCAACGACCGCAAGCTCTACGACATTGCGGCGTTCTCCGCGTCGGAGCGCTGGCCCAGCTCGCAGGTCTATGACGCTCGGCTCAAGGGCTTCGTCCTGCAAATCGTGCGTGAAGGGCGAGAGCTCGGCGAGTTCGAGCGCAAGACGCCACTGGACGAGACGGTCGAGGCGATTCATCTCGCCCTGCGGCCTTTCACCAATCCTCTGCTGTTGCAGTACAACCTCGATTTTGTCGAAGACGCTCCCTCTCTCGTCACCAATCTCGTTCTGCGCAGCCTGATGCCTTGAACCTCTGCCGAGGGATGCGCAGCGCATCCCTCGGCAGCGTGTGTGCCCGGAAAAACTAGACATCAGGCCTCTTTGCGCTGCTCTGATCGAGTGGGCGGCATTCATGCGCCTTGCTTGTGACTATTGACAGAAATAGTCACTTGAATAAGCATGATGCATCCGCTACCGAGAGGTCTTTATGATCCAGTGCCACCGCCTGCCACTTCTTTTCATTGCCGTGTTGCCGCTTGCCCTGGCGGCCTGCAGCGAGGCCACGCCTGACGATCCTCGCCTTCAAGTGCCCTTGGTGCGCGTCGGCGTGGTCCAGCCTTCCGCGTCTGCGACGCGGGTATTCACCGGTATCGTCGCGGCCCGGGTGCAGAGCGATCTGGGGTTCCGGGTGCCGGGGAAAGTCCTGGAGCGCCTGGTGGACGTTGGGCAGAGCGTCAAGCGTGGGCAGCCACTTATGCGCATCGATGCCAACGACCTGATGCTGAACGCGAGGGCGCAGCAGGAAGCGGTGCTGGCCGCTATGGCCCGCGCCCGCCAGGCCTCCGAGGATGAGCTGCGCTACCGTGATCTGGTGGCCGTCGGTGCGGTCTCTGCCTCGGCTTACGCAGGGATCAAGGCGGCGGCCGATTCGGCGAAAGCCCAGCTGAACGCTGCCCGGGCCCAGGCCGATGTGGCGAAGAACGCGACCGGTTATTCGACGTTGCTGGCGGATGCGGACGGGGTAGTGGTGGACACCTTGGCGGAGCCGGGGCAGGTGGTCGGTGCCGGGCAGGTGGTGGTCAGCGTTGCCCATTCGGGGCAGCGCGAGGCGGTGATCCAGTTACCCGAGACCCTGCGTCCTGCGCTGGGCTCGGTGGCGACGGTCGAGCTCTACGGGCAGAACCAGCGCGCAGGCAGCGCACGGTTGCGTCAGCTGTCCGACTCCGCGGACCGGCAGACCCGCACGTTCGAAGCCCGTTATGTGCTGGAGGGGGCGCTCTCCGGCGCCACCCTGGGTTCGACGATATCCGTGGTTATCGCCGACCCGGAGGGGGCCGCTGCCCAGGAATTGCAGGTGCCCATGGGGGCCCTCTACGACGCGGGTAAAGGCCCGGGTGTCTGGGTGGTGGGGGGAGAGCCGGAGCAGGTGGCATGGCGCCCGATCACGGTTCGCGGCCTGAACGACGAGGCCAGCGTGCGCGTGACGGGCGATCTGCGGGTGGGCGAGCGTGTCGTCGCCTTGGGCGCGCATCTATTGAATGAAGGAGAGAGGGTCAGGACCGAAGGGGCCGATGCCACGCCAAAAACGGTGGTTGAGGTGAGTCGATGAGCGGCTTCAATCTGTCGGCGTTGGCCGTGCGCGAGCGTTCCATCACCCTGTTTTTGATCCTGCTGATTTCTGTGGGCGGTCTGTACGCCTTCTTCAAGCTGGGGCGGGCGGAGGATCCCGCCTTCACCATCAAGCAAATGACGGTGGTCACCGCGTGGCCTGGGGCGACGGCCCAGGAGATGCAGGACCAGGTGGTCGAAAAGCTGGAAAAGCGCATGCAGGAATTGCGCTGGTACGACAGGACCGAGACCTTTACCCGGCCCGGCCTGGCATTCACCACGGTTTATCTGCTCGATAGCACGCCACCCTCGGCCGTCCAGGAAGAGTTTTACCAGGCGCGCAAGAAAATCCTGGATGAGCAGAAGGGGCTGCCGTCCGGGGTGATCGGCCCGATGGTCAACGATGAGTATGCCGATGTCACCTTCGCGCTCTATGCGCTCAAGGCCAGGGGCGAGCCGCAGCGTCTGTTGGTGCGCGAAGCCGAGAGCTTGCGCCAGCGCCTGTTGCATGTGGCGGGTGTGAAGAAGGTCAACATCATCGGCGAACAGGCCGAGCGTATTTTTGTCGAGCTGTCCTACGAGCGCCTGGCGACGCTGGGCATCTCCGCGCGAGACATCTTCAGCGCGTTGAGCGCGCAGAACCTGATAACGCCGGCCGGCTCGGTCGAAGCCAGGGGGCCGCAGGTTTTCGTTCGCCTGGACGGCGCGTTCGACGACTTGCAGAAGATTCGTGACACCCCTCTGACGGTGCAGGGCAGGACCCTCAAGTTGTCCGATGTGGCCGAGGTCAAGCGAGGTCATGAGGACCCTGCGACGTTCCTGGTACGCAACAATGGCGAGCCGGCATTGTTGCTCGGCGTGGTCATGCGCGACGGCTGGAACGGCCTGGATCTGGGGAAGTCGCTGGAGGTCGAGGCGACAGCGATCAACGAACAGATGCCTTTGGGCATGAGCCTGACCAAGGTCACGGATCAGGCGGTGAATATCGGCGCATCCGTCAACGAGTTCATGGTGAAGTTCTTTGCCGCCCTGGGCGTGGTGCTGCTGGTGTGTTTTCTCAGCATGGGCTGGCGTGTCGGCGTTGTGGTCGCCGCGGCGGTACCGCTGACCCTGGCCGCCGTGTTCATTGTCATGGCGGCCACGGGCAAGGACTTCGATCGCATTACCCTGGGCTCGTTGATTCTGGCGCTGGGGCTGCTGGTGGACGACGCAATCATCGCCATTGAAATGATGGTGGTGAAGATGGAGGAGGGCTACGACCGGATCAAGGCCTCCGCTTACGCCTGGAGCCACACGGCCGCGCCGATGTTGTCGGGCACGCTGGTGACGGCGATTGGTTTCATGCCCAACGGTTTTGCCAAGTCGACCGCCGGTGAGTACACCGCCAACATGTTCTGGATCGTCGGCATTGCGCTGATCGCTTCCTGGGTGGTGGCCGTGGCGTTTACCCCTTACCTGGGCGTCAAGCTGCTGCCGCGGATCGAGGTGCCGGAAGGCGGCCATGCGGCGATTTATGGCACACCGAACTACCAGCGTTTCCGGCATCTGCTGGGCCATGTGATCCGCCGCAAAGGCCTGGTGGCGACCTCCGTCGTGGGCTTGTTCGTTGTGGCGATTCTGGGCATGGGCGTGGTCAACAAGCAGTTTTTCCCAACGTCCGACCGGCCTGAGGTGCTGGTCGAGGTGCAGATGCCTTACGGCACGTCTATCGAGCAGACTGACGCAGCGGCGGCCAAGGTCGAGGCGTGGCTGGCTCAGCAGCCGGAGGCCCAGATCGTCACCGCTTACATTGGCCAGGGGGCGCCGCGCTTCTACTTGGCGATGGCCCCTGAACTGCCCGATCCGTCTTTCGCCAAAATCGTCGTCCTGACCGCGAATCAGCAAGAGCGCGAGGCGCTCAAGCTCCGCCTCAGGCAAGTCGTGGCCGATGGCCTGGCGCCTGAAGCCCGGGTGCGAGTGGCGCAGTTGGTGTTTGGTCCTTACTCGCCCTATCCCGTGGCTTTTCGGGTGATGGGCGCCGACCTCGCGGTGCTGCGCAATATCGCCGCGCAGGTGCGCACGGTCATGGCTGCCAGCCCCATGATGAGGACCGTCAACACCGACCTGGGCGAGCGCACGCCGGCGCTTCATCTCACGCTGGACCAGGATCGCCTGCAAGCATTCGGCCTGACCTCGACGGATGTCGCGCAACAGTTGCAATTCCTGCTGACGGGGGTGCCGGTCACCGAAGTGCGGGAAGACATTCGTGCGGTTCAGGTGGTGGCGCGTTCCGCGGGGGAGACGCGTCTGGATCCATCGAAAATCGCCGCCTTCACCCTGACCGGTGCCCAGGGCCAGCGCGTGTCGCTGTCCCAGGTCGGGGCGGTGGATGTGCGCATGGAGGAGCCTATCCTGCGGCGTCGTGATCGGACGCCGACCATCACCGTGCGCGGTGACGTGGCCGAAGGTCTGCAACCCCCCGATGTCTCCAATGCCTTGACGGCGCAGTTGCAGCCCATCATCGAAACGCTGCCGAGGGGCTACCGCATCGAGGTCGCCGGCGCGATCGAGGAGTCGGGTAAGGCGAACAAGGCATTGCTGCCGTTGTTCCCGATCATGATCGCGCTGATGTTGCTGACCATCGTCATCCAGGTGCGCTCGATGTCGGCAATGATGATGGTGTTCGCCACCGCGCCCCTGGGCCTGATTGGCGTGGTGCCGATTCTTCTGCTGTTCCAGCAGCCGTTCGGGATCAATGCCTTGGTGGGGTTGATTGCCTTGTCCGGGATCCTGATGCGCAACACGCTGATCCTCATCGGCCAGATTCACGCCAACAAGCAAGCCGGCCTGTCGCCTTACAACGCCGTGGTCGAAGCCACTGTGCAGCGCGCGCGACCCGTGATCCTCACCGCGTTGGCGGCAATGCTGGCGTTCATTCCACTGACCCATTCGGTGTTCTGGGGGACGCTGGCCTACACCCTGATTGGCGGTACGTTTGCCGGCACCGTATTGACCCTGGTGTTCCTGCCCGCGATGTACGCCCTCTGGTTCAAGATCAGGCCCGAGCCCGCCCAGGCTGCGCCTTGAGGCGGTTCGAATCCGGCGCAACGCGAAAACGAAAAAACCCGCCAGAAGGCGGGTTTTTGGGGGGGTATCAGAGATTTTGCAAGCTTTC
This portion of the Pseudomonas sp. MRSN 12121 genome encodes:
- a CDS encoding arylamine N-acetyltransferase, with product MSQPHLMNFALYLHRLGYDSPPPPTLATLRELQLRHTSTFAFESLSTLMRMPVPIDLPSVEHKVLHEGRGGYCYELNQMYLVLLQYLGYEARGITGRVVMGGPEDAWPARTHRLVLLSLEGVPYVSDVGFGGMVPTAPLRLDTEEEQATPHEPYRITARDGSYTLRAKVAGEWRAMYVFDLQRQEAADYEMGNWFVSTHPGSPFLGQLKVALMGQGLRRTLNNGSYAVHRLGQDSERRQISDPDELIALLQNEFAIRVPQTPRLREVLGELLAVPQSA
- a CDS encoding DUF4952 domain-containing protein; the protein is MSPPNIGLPSRTDPDRAIRQPSWNRGFALLASAALSMLAGSAQATPTCGDFLARIGDKPAFIEFLECHAEPELQTKPLRATYRLKGAEAQAAERYLARQFHMQPLRRSCCIWDAPPGFYRDPHNQQGYTMFMSSGETFVDRRDAWMEIDYFYLTVDLDTEEP
- a CDS encoding nucleobase:cation symporter-2 family protein — encoded protein: MKTPSVSPQRPEDENLGLGANMAYGLQHVLTMYGGIVAVPLIVGQAAGLAPADIGLLIAASLFAGGLATLLQTLGLPFFGCQLPLVQGVSFSGVATMVAIVSSGGEGGFQSILGAVIAASLIGLLITPVFSRITKFFPPLVTGIVITTIGLTLMPVAARWAMGGNSHAENFGSMANIGLAAITLVLVLLLSKIGSATISRLSILLAMVVGTIIAVFLGMADFSMVTQGPMFGFPTPFHFGMPTFHFAAILSMCIVVMVTLVETSADILAVGEIIDTKVDSKRLGNGLRADMLSSMIAPIFGSFTQSAFAQNVGLVAVTGIKSRYVVATGGVFLVILGLLPFMGRVIAAVPTSVLGGAGIVLFGTVAASGIRTLSKVDYRNNVNLIIVATSIGFGMIPIAAPNFYDHFPSWFATIFHSGISSSAIMAIVLNLTFNHFTLGNSDQQSVFAVASERTLRFQDLAALREGDYFSGGKLHDAEGNEVPVLDTAHGEHSVPAPQAASHASGAAETSKA
- a CDS encoding MFS transporter; translated protein: MNKTLLAALILGISIVGLGIGSTVPIIALRLYQAGASNTQIGIMSALPAAGMMLSAFLVNGLCQRLSRRQIYLLCFSLCALSIGALEIPDIGLAGLGLARIVMGFGAGLIIILGETWVNEMASDAMRGRVIAVYTTCFTVFQLIGPGLVALLGPEGPAVIATVSLGYLLAIAVVWLTLPRQRPLAAHAQGRNFSVLGFIRVAPALCVGILFFAFFDTVILSLFPVYAATHGYAIKLAALMVSIILLGDAAFQFPLGWLSDKAGRAAIYLGCGVVSLVIGSGLPLLMDYPALLWPSLVILGAAAGGVYTLAIILIGQEFSGPDLVTANASAGLLWGVGSLLGPLLSGAAMSGGAHGLPLTLSAAAAVVVLFAWSLVRQGLPAKATP
- a CDS encoding efflux transporter outer membrane subunit; the encoded protein is MHPPPRFAVLLCLGVVAGCTVGPDYSEPNVALPEHFSAQTSKAPQVAAVEADLATWWNAFNDPILSQLINRALGQNLDLAQASARIEQARAALGAANAALLPSATVSAQAARARQSLETPLGQVLNSAPSYNRNGSAYEANLNAGWELDVFGGLRRGKEAALADYQASQAGAIATRLAVVAQTADLYLSIRGLQARLDIARHQVDTRQQLLTTIGHLYAKGLAAELQLNQTQGSLNQAQATVPVLQAGLDTAMNALDVMLGEAPGTDSARLTKPAPIPEVPGLSDMGTPKDLLRRRPDLIVAERRLAASNARIGEAMSEYYPKLSVAALLGSATAVSGANLFSNGASQASAGLGLRWRLFDFGRINAQIDLAKGQEAEALAAYRQSVLRACEDVENAFSALINREQQSTRLAQGEAAYAKARATSLVAYEKGVVSLIEVLDADEHLLAAADGRVQAQTESARAAVATFKALGGGWQRDAAEARVASKRP
- a CDS encoding TetR/AcrR family transcriptional regulator, with protein sequence MNQPSVSSPSTRGPADHDIRDQIVAAANAHFSQYGYGKTTVSDLAKAIGFSKAYIYKFFESKQAIGEAICTHCLTEIVVAVEQAINVDGISATERFRRLVKTLIATGVSLFFNDRKLYDIAAFSASERWPSSQVYDARLKGFVLQIVREGRELGEFERKTPLDETVEAIHLALRPFTNPLLLQYNLDFVEDAPSLVTNLVLRSLMP
- a CDS encoding efflux RND transporter periplasmic adaptor subunit, which gives rise to MIQCHRLPLLFIAVLPLALAACSEATPDDPRLQVPLVRVGVVQPSASATRVFTGIVAARVQSDLGFRVPGKVLERLVDVGQSVKRGQPLMRIDANDLMLNARAQQEAVLAAMARARQASEDELRYRDLVAVGAVSASAYAGIKAAADSAKAQLNAARAQADVAKNATGYSTLLADADGVVVDTLAEPGQVVGAGQVVVSVAHSGQREAVIQLPETLRPALGSVATVELYGQNQRAGSARLRQLSDSADRQTRTFEARYVLEGALSGATLGSTISVVIADPEGAAAQELQVPMGALYDAGKGPGVWVVGGEPEQVAWRPITVRGLNDEASVRVTGDLRVGERVVALGAHLLNEGERVRTEGADATPKTVVEVSR
- a CDS encoding efflux RND transporter permease subunit, yielding MSGFNLSALAVRERSITLFLILLISVGGLYAFFKLGRAEDPAFTIKQMTVVTAWPGATAQEMQDQVVEKLEKRMQELRWYDRTETFTRPGLAFTTVYLLDSTPPSAVQEEFYQARKKILDEQKGLPSGVIGPMVNDEYADVTFALYALKARGEPQRLLVREAESLRQRLLHVAGVKKVNIIGEQAERIFVELSYERLATLGISARDIFSALSAQNLITPAGSVEARGPQVFVRLDGAFDDLQKIRDTPLTVQGRTLKLSDVAEVKRGHEDPATFLVRNNGEPALLLGVVMRDGWNGLDLGKSLEVEATAINEQMPLGMSLTKVTDQAVNIGASVNEFMVKFFAALGVVLLVCFLSMGWRVGVVVAAAVPLTLAAVFIVMAATGKDFDRITLGSLILALGLLVDDAIIAIEMMVVKMEEGYDRIKASAYAWSHTAAPMLSGTLVTAIGFMPNGFAKSTAGEYTANMFWIVGIALIASWVVAVAFTPYLGVKLLPRIEVPEGGHAAIYGTPNYQRFRHLLGHVIRRKGLVATSVVGLFVVAILGMGVVNKQFFPTSDRPEVLVEVQMPYGTSIEQTDAAAAKVEAWLAQQPEAQIVTAYIGQGAPRFYLAMAPELPDPSFAKIVVLTANQQEREALKLRLRQVVADGLAPEARVRVAQLVFGPYSPYPVAFRVMGADLAVLRNIAAQVRTVMAASPMMRTVNTDLGERTPALHLTLDQDRLQAFGLTSTDVAQQLQFLLTGVPVTEVREDIRAVQVVARSAGETRLDPSKIAAFTLTGAQGQRVSLSQVGAVDVRMEEPILRRRDRTPTITVRGDVAEGLQPPDVSNALTAQLQPIIETLPRGYRIEVAGAIEESGKANKALLPLFPIMIALMLLTIVIQVRSMSAMMMVFATAPLGLIGVVPILLLFQQPFGINALVGLIALSGILMRNTLILIGQIHANKQAGLSPYNAVVEATVQRARPVILTALAAMLAFIPLTHSVFWGTLAYTLIGGTFAGTVLTLVFLPAMYALWFKIRPEPAQAAP